A genomic stretch from Chryseobacterium oryzae includes:
- a CDS encoding ATP-binding protein, which translates to MKTKMPVISYIVTCKYKTNSAGLTTLHQQNFSDENFSSARKKAFEYVEAAKEFMHKNEIMLNKKRYQNPSGVYIKNKKAFDSGIQIFMRINEDFNQSGVSDKKATMYLIAAFHKINDDYRQKIKAGRSAEKGYYKILNQNSVEEDQFIIDYQKFENEKNEIEKLKSKSFKDIDFVPYNLVQTIENLFESICAFANSGGGKIIFGQDEKFETYHSDSKINLLCEEIWNRTITEYPEMEEYLIIFKRNYIDCKFLEIEIVPTPFDCLFKGEYFVRTIHGNVMDLEKSL; encoded by the coding sequence ATGAAAACAAAAATGCCTGTTATCTCTTATATTGTCACCTGTAAATACAAAACAAATTCTGCCGGTCTTACCACTTTGCATCAACAAAATTTCAGCGACGAAAATTTCTCTTCAGCCCGAAAAAAGGCGTTTGAATATGTAGAAGCTGCCAAAGAGTTTATGCACAAAAATGAAATCATGCTTAATAAAAAGCGATATCAAAATCCGTCTGGCGTTTATATTAAAAACAAAAAAGCTTTTGATTCGGGAATTCAAATTTTTATGAGAATTAATGAAGATTTTAATCAATCTGGTGTTTCAGACAAAAAAGCCACAATGTACTTAATAGCAGCTTTCCATAAGATTAACGATGATTACAGACAAAAAATAAAAGCCGGAAGATCAGCTGAAAAAGGTTACTACAAAATTCTAAATCAAAATTCTGTTGAAGAAGATCAGTTCATTATTGATTATCAAAAATTTGAAAACGAAAAAAATGAGATTGAAAAACTGAAATCAAAATCTTTCAAAGACATTGATTTTGTTCCTTACAATTTGGTTCAAACGATAGAAAATCTTTTTGAAAGCATTTGTGCATTTGCTAATTCAGGTGGTGGAAAAATAATTTTTGGTCAGGATGAAAAGTTTGAGACATATCATTCAGATTCGAAAATCAATTTGCTTTGCGAAGAAATTTGGAATAGAACTATTACTGAATATCCTGAGATGGAAGAGTATCTCATAATTTTTAAAAGAAACTATATCGACTGCAAGTTTTTGGAAATTGAGATTGTTCCGACGCCTTTTGATTGTTTATTTAAAGGAGAATATTTTGTGAGGACGATTCACGGAAATGTGATGGATTTGGAGAAGAGTTTGTAG